A single Rhizobium sp. NRK18 DNA region contains:
- a CDS encoding ABC transporter permease encodes MSKTTRFLNSIGRLYVGLLLAFLYLPIVIMGLMSFNASPFYQLPLKWSTTWYRALSQDGQLIGAALNSLEIAVITTIVATVIGTAASLAFFRYEFRGKKLLQALLLPPIAIPWLITGTAMLVFFYGIGIGRGLHAIILGHVALALPYVIIVINARLQTFAPELEEAARSLGASQWQITRRVTLPYLAPGVVAGGLFAFAVSFDQFVVSYFLATPGQTTLPVEIYAAIRKGFTPEINAVSTIIIVMSMVLMLVTARFYKFGGNS; translated from the coding sequence ATGAGCAAGACCACGCGCTTCCTCAACTCCATCGGGCGCCTCTATGTCGGCCTTCTCCTGGCCTTCCTCTATCTGCCGATCGTCATCATGGGTCTGATGTCGTTCAACGCCTCGCCCTTCTACCAGTTGCCGTTAAAGTGGTCGACGACATGGTATCGGGCGCTGTCGCAAGACGGCCAGCTGATCGGCGCCGCCCTCAACAGCCTGGAGATCGCCGTCATCACCACGATCGTCGCGACGGTCATCGGTACGGCCGCATCGCTGGCCTTCTTCCGCTACGAATTCAGGGGCAAGAAGCTGCTTCAGGCGCTGCTGCTGCCGCCGATCGCCATTCCGTGGCTGATCACCGGCACGGCGATGCTCGTCTTCTTTTACGGCATTGGCATAGGCCGCGGCCTGCACGCCATCATACTCGGCCATGTGGCGCTCGCCCTGCCCTATGTCATCATCGTGATCAATGCCCGCCTCCAGACCTTCGCGCCAGAGCTTGAGGAGGCGGCCCGCTCGCTTGGCGCCAGCCAGTGGCAGATCACCCGCAGGGTGACCCTGCCCTATCTTGCACCGGGCGTCGTCGCCGGCGGACTTTTCGCCTTCGCCGTTTCCTTCGACCAGTTCGTCGTCTCCTATTTCCTGGCGACCCCGGGGCAGACGACGCTTCCGGTCGAAATCTACGCAGCGATCCGCAAGGGCTTCACGCCCGAGATCAACGCGGTGTCGACGATCATCATCGTCATGTCCATGGTCCTGATGCTGGTGACCGCCCGCTTCTACAAATTCGGAGGAAATAGCTGA
- a CDS encoding ABC transporter ATP-binding protein, with the protein MASVEVKNLSRSFGIYKALDDISVRFKDGGFYALLGPSGSGKTTLLRMIAGFDYPDTGHIEMNGESVERVPLEKRNIGMVFQNYALFPNMTVFDNVAFGLSVRGVAREEMRAKVMNALDLVQLGKLEGRKPHQLSGGQRQRVALARAIVINPRVLLLDEPLGALDKALRLDMQVELKRIQREIGITTVFVTHDQEEALTMADRIGLLKDGRLIEEGRPEDIYNCPKTLFAATFLGDANIFEGDWQDGDIMLADGRAVSVAAGRETQSGKIRCAVRPERIRIVSAEQPRLDNVLDGRIERRLFAGNSTTLFVNHNGREIRVGLPNTGSVSHDDGEAVTLTWSRESTIPVTAA; encoded by the coding sequence ATGGCCAGCGTCGAGGTGAAAAACCTGTCACGAAGCTTTGGCATCTACAAGGCGCTCGACGATATCTCGGTACGCTTCAAGGATGGCGGTTTCTACGCACTTCTCGGCCCGTCCGGCAGCGGCAAGACCACGCTGTTGCGGATGATCGCCGGCTTCGACTATCCCGATACCGGCCACATCGAGATGAACGGCGAAAGCGTCGAGAGGGTTCCCCTGGAAAAGCGCAACATCGGCATGGTGTTCCAGAACTATGCGCTGTTTCCCAACATGACGGTGTTCGACAATGTCGCCTTCGGACTCAGCGTGCGCGGCGTCGCGCGCGAGGAGATGCGAGCGAAGGTCATGAACGCCCTCGACCTCGTGCAACTCGGCAAACTCGAAGGCCGCAAGCCGCACCAGCTCTCCGGCGGCCAGCGCCAGCGTGTGGCGCTCGCGCGCGCGATCGTCATCAATCCTCGCGTCCTGCTTCTCGACGAACCGCTCGGAGCACTGGACAAGGCCCTGCGTCTCGACATGCAGGTCGAATTGAAGCGCATTCAAAGGGAAATCGGCATTACCACCGTCTTCGTCACCCATGACCAGGAAGAAGCCCTGACCATGGCGGATCGCATCGGCCTCCTGAAGGATGGAAGACTGATCGAAGAAGGACGGCCGGAAGACATCTACAACTGCCCGAAGACCCTGTTTGCCGCGACCTTCCTCGGGGACGCCAATATTTTCGAGGGCGACTGGCAAGACGGTGATATCATGCTAGCCGACGGGCGTGCCGTGTCTGTCGCCGCCGGCCGCGAAACACAATCCGGAAAAATTCGCTGCGCCGTTCGCCCGGAGCGGATCCGGATCGTCTCGGCTGAACAGCCGAGATTGGACAACGTGCTGGACGGCCGCATCGAGCGCAGGCTCTTTGCCGGCAACAGCACGACGCTGTTCGTCAATCACAACGGCCGCGAAATCCGCGTCGGCCTGCCCAACACCGGATCGGTGAGCCACGACGACGGCGAAGCCGTCACGCTGACATGGTCCCGCGAAAGCACCATACCGGTGACGGCGGCCTAG
- a CDS encoding site-specific integrase, whose amino-acid sequence MPENDRYPYSAPSLGTAADDHLQDSGLSGGAPGHLAPLVERARGYVEASSSANTQRAYAADWKHFAGWCRRQGLSPLPPDVQTVGLYITALASGEAAPRARASSVATVERRLSALCWNYTQRGLLLDRRDRHIATVLAGIRNRHAAPPRQKEAILPEELIAMVETLDRGTLRGLRDRTMLLIGFAGGLRRSEIVALDCGRDQTEDGGGWIEVFDKGMLVTLRGKTGWREVEIGRGSSDLTCPVHAVETWLKLGRISHGPLFRRVTGRGKEVGPERLKDQEIARLVKKTVLAAGIRGELPEAERVRLFSGHSLRAGLASSAEVDERYVQKQLGHTSAEMTRRYQRRRDRFRVNLTKAAGL is encoded by the coding sequence ATGCCGGAAAACGATCGCTATCCGTACTCTGCTCCGTCTCTCGGCACGGCGGCGGATGATCATTTGCAGGATTCCGGGTTGTCGGGTGGAGCTCCGGGCCATCTGGCGCCGCTGGTCGAGCGCGCCCGCGGCTACGTTGAAGCCTCAAGCTCGGCCAATACGCAGCGCGCCTATGCGGCCGACTGGAAGCATTTTGCCGGTTGGTGCCGGCGTCAGGGACTGTCTCCCCTCCCCCCGGATGTGCAGACCGTCGGGCTCTACATCACCGCCCTGGCGTCCGGCGAAGCCGCGCCCCGCGCCCGGGCGAGCTCGGTTGCCACCGTCGAGCGACGGCTGTCGGCATTATGCTGGAACTACACGCAGCGCGGGCTCCTGCTCGACCGCCGCGACCGCCATATCGCAACCGTGCTTGCCGGCATTCGCAATCGTCATGCAGCACCCCCGCGCCAGAAGGAAGCAATCCTACCCGAGGAGCTGATCGCCATGGTCGAGACGCTCGACAGGGGCACGCTTCGGGGTCTGCGCGATCGCACCATGCTTCTGATCGGCTTTGCCGGCGGCCTGCGCCGCTCGGAAATCGTCGCGCTCGACTGCGGCCGCGACCAGACGGAGGATGGCGGTGGCTGGATCGAGGTCTTCGACAAGGGAATGCTGGTGACGCTGCGCGGCAAGACCGGCTGGCGCGAGGTCGAGATCGGCCGCGGCTCCTCCGACCTCACCTGCCCCGTCCATGCCGTCGAGACCTGGCTGAAGCTTGGCAGGATATCTCATGGTCCCCTCTTCCGCCGCGTCACCGGTCGCGGCAAGGAGGTCGGACCCGAAAGGCTAAAGGATCAGGAAATCGCCCGCCTCGTCAAGAAGACCGTGCTCGCCGCCGGCATTCGCGGCGAGCTGCCGGAGGCCGAACGCGTAAGGCTATTCTCCGGCCATTCGCTGCGCGCCGGCCTTGCCTCCTCGGCGGAAGTCGACGAGCGCTATGTGCAGAAGCAGCTCGGCCATACGTCAGCGGAAATGACCCGCCGCTACCAGCGCCGGCGCGACCGCTTCCGCGTCAACCTGACGAAAGCGGCAGGACTTTAG
- a CDS encoding transketolase codes for MTAKAGTQIAKTKALKALEKKILWLACWMIDQANRREKVDGVKVGGHQASSASLASIMATLYFDVLRPEDRVAVKPHASPVFHAIQYLMGNQTREKLENFRGYHGAQSYPSRTKDIDDVDFSTGSVGLGVGITAFASIIQDYVAAKGWLDGKRRPGRMIALVGDAELDEGNVYEALQEGWKHDLRNCWWIIDYNRQSLDGVVREGLYERIETVFRAFGWDVVTLKYGALQRAAFEEPGGEALKRWIDTCPNQTYSALLFQGGAAWRKRLLDDIGDQGDVTALIEKRSDTELAALMNNLGGHCLETLSETFNGIDHDRPTAFIAYTVKGYGTPLAGHKDNHAGLMTSAQMTSLQEAMKIREGEEWSPFEGLDLSEDALRGFLDQVPFFARGTRRYTSKTVSVPAEVSASPAAPSEEISTQAAFGKILDGIARGDSELSARIVTTSPDVTVSTNLGPWVNRKQLFARKDLADVFRSERIPSAQKWDFSPKGQHIELGIAEMNLFLLLGAAGLSHSLFGERLLPVGTLYDPFVSRGLDALNYACYQDARFMVVGTPSGVSLAGEGGAHQSIAQPLIGMSQDGLASFEPAFADELAIIMGWSFDYMQRDGEGDRDERTWLRDETGGSVYLRLSTRQIEQPARKPNPHFAREVIDGATWLKEPGPNADLIIAYQGTVATEAIAAAGMLADSRRDIGVLAITSADRLNAGWQAAQRARARGNASARSHIERMLEPLPAHCRIITVIDGHPATLSWLGGVAGHRTVSLGVEHFGQTGTVADLYRHFGIDAQSIAEIATGLTSGRPLKGLSATG; via the coding sequence ATGACCGCCAAGGCCGGCACGCAGATTGCAAAGACGAAAGCGCTGAAGGCGCTGGAGAAGAAGATCCTCTGGCTTGCCTGCTGGATGATTGACCAGGCCAACCGCCGGGAGAAGGTCGACGGCGTGAAGGTCGGCGGTCACCAGGCGTCCAGCGCTTCCCTGGCTTCGATCATGGCGACGCTCTATTTCGACGTTCTGCGGCCCGAGGATCGCGTGGCTGTGAAGCCGCATGCCTCGCCGGTGTTTCATGCCATCCAGTACCTCATGGGCAACCAGACGCGCGAGAAGCTTGAAAACTTCCGCGGCTATCACGGCGCGCAGTCTTATCCGAGCCGCACGAAGGACATCGACGATGTGGATTTCTCCACCGGCTCGGTGGGCCTCGGCGTCGGCATCACCGCGTTTGCCTCGATCATCCAGGACTATGTCGCCGCCAAGGGCTGGCTCGATGGCAAGCGCCGGCCCGGCCGGATGATCGCGCTGGTCGGCGACGCGGAGCTCGACGAGGGCAATGTCTACGAGGCGCTGCAGGAGGGCTGGAAGCACGACCTGCGCAATTGCTGGTGGATCATCGACTATAACCGCCAGAGCCTCGATGGTGTCGTTCGCGAAGGGCTCTATGAGCGGATCGAAACCGTCTTCCGCGCCTTCGGCTGGGATGTCGTGACGCTGAAATACGGCGCCCTGCAGCGCGCTGCCTTCGAGGAGCCGGGCGGCGAGGCGCTCAAGCGCTGGATCGATACCTGTCCCAACCAGACCTATTCCGCGCTCTTGTTCCAGGGCGGTGCTGCCTGGCGCAAGCGGCTCCTCGACGATATCGGTGACCAGGGCGACGTGACGGCGTTGATCGAGAAGCGCTCCGACACGGAACTGGCGGCGCTGATGAACAATCTTGGCGGTCACTGCCTGGAAACGCTGAGCGAGACCTTCAATGGCATCGACCACGACCGGCCGACGGCCTTCATCGCCTATACCGTGAAAGGCTACGGCACGCCGCTCGCCGGCCACAAGGACAACCACGCCGGCCTGATGACCTCGGCGCAGATGACGAGCCTGCAGGAGGCGATGAAGATCCGCGAAGGTGAGGAATGGTCGCCCTTCGAGGGGCTGGACCTTTCAGAAGACGCGCTGCGCGGCTTCCTCGATCAGGTGCCGTTCTTTGCCAGAGGGACGCGGCGCTATACCTCGAAAACGGTCAGCGTCCCGGCCGAAGTGTCCGCAAGCCCGGCCGCGCCAAGTGAGGAGATTTCCACCCAGGCGGCGTTCGGCAAGATCCTCGACGGCATTGCCCGCGGCGACAGCGAGCTTTCCGCGCGGATCGTCACCACCTCGCCGGACGTCACGGTTTCCACCAATCTCGGCCCCTGGGTCAACCGCAAGCAGCTGTTTGCGCGCAAGGATCTGGCCGACGTCTTCCGTTCCGAGCGCATTCCGAGCGCGCAGAAGTGGGATTTCTCGCCGAAGGGCCAGCATATCGAACTCGGGATTGCCGAGATGAACCTGTTCCTGCTCTTAGGCGCCGCCGGGCTGTCGCATTCGCTGTTCGGCGAGCGGCTGCTGCCGGTCGGAACGCTCTACGATCCCTTCGTCTCGCGCGGCCTCGATGCGCTGAACTACGCCTGCTACCAGGATGCCCGCTTCATGGTGGTCGGCACGCCATCCGGCGTGTCGCTCGCAGGGGAGGGGGGCGCCCATCAGTCGATCGCGCAGCCGCTGATCGGCATGAGCCAGGACGGTCTGGCGAGCTTCGAGCCCGCCTTTGCCGACGAGCTGGCGATCATCATGGGCTGGTCCTTCGACTACATGCAGCGCGACGGGGAAGGGGACCGCGACGAACGGACCTGGCTGCGCGACGAGACGGGAGGATCGGTGTACCTGCGGCTCTCAACCCGGCAGATCGAGCAGCCGGCCCGCAAGCCAAACCCGCATTTTGCTCGCGAGGTGATCGACGGCGCGACATGGCTGAAGGAGCCGGGGCCGAATGCGGATCTGATCATCGCTTATCAGGGCACGGTCGCGACCGAGGCGATTGCGGCGGCCGGCATGCTGGCCGACAGCCGGCGCGACATCGGCGTTCTGGCGATCACCTCGGCCGACCGGTTGAACGCCGGCTGGCAGGCGGCGCAACGTGCCCGTGCGCGCGGAAATGCGAGTGCGCGGAGCCATATCGAACGCATGCTGGAACCGCTGCCTGCCCATTGCCGCATCATCACCGTCATCGACGGCCATCCGGCGACGCTCTCCTGGCTTGGCGGTGTCGCGGGCCACCGGACCGTCAGCCTCGGCGTCGAGCATTTCGGCCAGACGGGAACAGTTGCCGACCTCTATCGCCATTTCGGGATCGACGCGCAGTCGATCGCCGAGATCGCCACCGGCCTGACGTCCGGCCGGCCGCTAAAGGGGCTTTCGGCAACGGGTTGA
- a CDS encoding Lrp/AsnC family transcriptional regulator, translating into MIDANEGELDKIDRAILRELQKNARISNQELSEKVGLSPSPCLRRLRRLEDEGFIAGYTVRLDEEKIGLPVAVFLSIKLDRQVDAQLTSFETEIMKHPEVVDCWLMTGENDYLLRVLAPGLREYEHFLTGKLTKIPGIASIQSSVSLRRVKGGL; encoded by the coding sequence ATGATTGATGCCAACGAGGGCGAACTGGACAAGATTGATCGCGCCATCCTGCGCGAGCTGCAGAAGAACGCCCGGATTTCGAACCAGGAGCTGAGCGAGAAGGTCGGCCTCAGCCCGTCCCCGTGCCTGCGCCGCCTCCGCCGTCTCGAGGACGAAGGCTTCATCGCCGGCTACACGGTGAGGCTCGACGAGGAAAAGATCGGTTTGCCGGTCGCCGTATTCCTGTCGATCAAGCTCGACCGCCAGGTCGACGCCCAGCTGACGTCGTTCGAAACCGAGATCATGAAGCACCCGGAAGTGGTCGACTGCTGGCTGATGACGGGCGAGAACGATTATCTGCTGCGCGTGCTGGCGCCGGGCCTGCGCGAATACGAGCACTTCCTGACCGGCAAGCTCACCAAGATCCCCGGCATAGCCTCGATCCAGTCTTCGGTCTCGCTGCGTCGGGTCAAGGGCGGACTTTAG